In the genome of Vespa crabro chromosome 17, iyVesCrab1.2, whole genome shotgun sequence, one region contains:
- the LOC124429989 gene encoding exosome complex component RRP46: MEEDITTTEYMLRPMLCELNHLSMPDGSAMLMQGDTAVIAGVYGPVEPKAQKMIYDKASVEVVYSPVKGPAKIDDRMIELYVKESCETGIIVMLHPGTAICINIQEIQDNGGLLACTINSACLALINSGISMKFTIAAITCMIEKDSDNIILDPNNDQLQNAKAVFTFTYDSIKKDIISCSTTGRFTDKEFLECSDKCRQASSCVFNFYRDVVKRYAKSI, translated from the exons atGGAAGAAGATATAACAACAACGGAATATATGCTCCGTCCTATGTTATGCGAACTCAATCATCTTTCGATGCCCGATGGTTCAGCAATGTTGATGCAAG GTGATACAGCGGTAATAGCAGGCGTTTATGGACCTGTAGAACCAAAAGCgcaaaaaatgatttatgacAAAGCTTCAGTAGAAGTTGTCTATAGTCCTGTAAAAGGACCAGCAA AGATCGATGACAGGATGATAGAATTATATGTAAAGGAATCATGCGAAACTGGGATTATTGTAATGCTTCATCCGGGTACagctatatgtataaatatacaagAGATACAGGATAATGGTGGG ctCTTAGCTTGTACTATTAATTCCGCGTGCTTGGCCTTAATTAATTCAGGAATTTCTATGAAATTCACTATTGCGGCTATCACTTGTATGATTGAAAAAGATTCAGATAACATTATACTTGATCCAAATAATGATCAATTGCag aatGCCAAGGCAGTTTTTACTTTTACGTACGATAGTataaaaaaggatattatCTCTTGTTCTACAACGGGACGTTTCAccgataaagaatttttagaaTGTTCGGATAAATGTAGACAAGCTAGTTCATGcgtctttaatttttatcgtgaCGTTGTAAAAAGGTATGCGAaatcaatataa